A genomic segment from Leptolyngbya boryana PCC 6306 encodes:
- a CDS encoding pentapeptide repeat-containing protein, with protein sequence MQSFFALLFAILILFVPALPTQAAQFERTPLTLELLQERLRTPIPSEGTRMVDLKRMTIDLRPENSAFRDQFYRLVQAQLQTPGVPVGLDLSNSVIDGDFTTSKLGLRAPLYDGEALSKLFTLTEQAQLKRDRRRLYRLSTLSQSLLITPKSVETAAPLQLTVFRAPLKLVQTRVNGFADFSNTFFLNRVEAQGTQFPAGADFSQTRFSLPMNFASANFGREVQFRNAIFFAKSEFNQVQFRGNVNFQGAEFQNTANFNQATFYQPANFTKVQWQGNADFAQTRWRDQALFSKNKFSRSLFLTDATFDQAVLFRESQFNGFANLRGATILDRADFSYCSFMNGTYLNVPGLRFDSDKAKILGDPGQIGRVITVPTLQGNENLLRELVRNFRKLEQISDANQIDYMTQSLRSRQLQRQLFGTDLNTASLLQLKNVGFSEVQAGAIIQRRLEQPFRNLPELLTLDPVGIATYINVRDRVIAADPLPPVRNFWRKISTGVRWLSLNSLLLLTRNGTSFWLIFGVGLITVAYFSVLFWTVDRARRRHPKAILPTVPEIISVLSFSIVLFLLGLTAIFQSADRPVITLLWWSIVVIPVPLILLGLLYRQGRYHSLMETSYFAEEGTLRQLRILIGRLPTIPRYPLFRERYLPLLWDRRWNWLNYFDFSFNNFLRFGFNDIRVRDEHLPSVVSILVWYQWSLGTLYIALLLWTLSRTIPGLNLLIYFK encoded by the coding sequence GTGCAATCGTTCTTTGCCCTGCTGTTTGCGATTTTGATTCTGTTCGTTCCAGCACTCCCGACTCAGGCAGCGCAATTCGAGCGAACGCCTTTGACATTGGAATTATTGCAAGAACGATTGCGTACGCCAATTCCGAGTGAAGGAACGCGCATGGTCGATCTCAAACGCATGACGATCGATCTACGCCCCGAAAATTCAGCCTTCCGAGATCAGTTTTATCGACTGGTGCAAGCACAGCTTCAAACGCCAGGCGTGCCCGTCGGATTGGATTTAAGCAATTCAGTTATTGATGGAGACTTTACCACTAGCAAACTGGGATTGCGTGCGCCCCTGTATGACGGAGAAGCCTTATCTAAATTATTTACGCTGACTGAACAAGCGCAATTGAAACGCGATCGCCGACGCTTATATCGATTAAGCACCCTTTCACAGTCGCTTTTAATTACTCCAAAATCGGTCGAAACCGCAGCACCACTTCAACTGACAGTCTTTCGTGCGCCCTTGAAACTGGTGCAAACACGAGTCAACGGCTTTGCCGACTTCTCGAATACTTTTTTCCTCAATCGCGTCGAAGCCCAAGGCACACAATTTCCCGCTGGAGCCGACTTTTCTCAGACTCGTTTTAGTCTCCCCATGAACTTTGCGAGTGCAAATTTTGGGCGAGAAGTGCAGTTCCGCAATGCGATCTTTTTTGCAAAATCAGAATTCAATCAAGTTCAATTTCGGGGCAATGTGAACTTTCAAGGTGCAGAATTCCAAAATACGGCAAATTTCAATCAAGCCACGTTCTATCAGCCTGCGAATTTTACAAAAGTGCAGTGGCAAGGCAATGCGGACTTCGCTCAGACCCGATGGCGTGACCAAGCGCTCTTTAGTAAAAACAAATTTAGTCGATCGCTCTTTCTCACCGATGCCACGTTTGATCAAGCGGTCTTGTTTCGAGAATCTCAATTTAATGGATTCGCCAATTTACGCGGCGCAACCATTCTCGATCGTGCTGATTTTAGCTATTGCAGTTTCATGAATGGCACATATTTGAACGTTCCAGGGCTGCGATTCGATTCAGATAAAGCAAAAATTTTGGGCGACCCTGGGCAAATTGGGCGCGTTATTACCGTTCCAACCTTGCAAGGCAATGAGAATTTATTACGCGAATTGGTGCGAAATTTCCGCAAATTAGAACAGATCTCGGATGCGAATCAAATCGATTACATGACTCAGAGTTTGCGATCGCGCCAGCTTCAACGTCAACTGTTTGGAACCGATCTCAATACCGCCTCTCTACTCCAGTTAAAAAACGTCGGATTTAGCGAAGTCCAAGCTGGTGCAATTATTCAACGCCGCTTAGAACAACCGTTTCGGAATTTGCCCGAATTACTCACACTCGATCCGGTTGGCATTGCCACTTACATTAATGTTCGCGATCGCGTGATTGCTGCTGATCCATTACCGCCCGTGCGAAATTTTTGGCGCAAAATTTCGACAGGAGTGCGTTGGCTCAGTTTAAATTCGCTGCTGCTTTTGACTCGAAATGGTACCAGTTTTTGGCTGATTTTCGGGGTCGGTTTAATTACAGTTGCGTACTTCAGTGTATTATTTTGGACTGTGGATCGCGCTCGAAGACGGCATCCAAAAGCAATTTTGCCGACCGTCCCTGAGATCATTTCCGTTCTCAGTTTCTCGATCGTGCTGTTTTTACTCGGGTTGACCGCAATTTTTCAATCGGCTGACCGCCCGGTGATTACGCTTTTGTGGTGGTCGATTGTCGTGATCCCTGTGCCGTTGATTTTATTAGGGCTGCTCTATCGCCAAGGTCGCTATCACTCCTTAATGGAAACCAGCTACTTTGCAGAAGAAGGCACATTACGACAGTTGAGAATTTTAATCGGACGCTTGCCAACCATTCCGAGATATCCCTTATTTCGAGAACGCTATTTACCGCTCTTGTGGGATCGTCGGTGGAATTGGCTCAATTATTTCGACTTTAGCTTCAACAATTTTCTTCGCTTCGGCTTTAATGATATTCGCGTTCGAGACGAGCATCTACCCAGCGTCGTGTCGATTCTCGTCTGGTATCAGTGGTCGCTTGGCACCCTGTACATTGCGTTGTTATTGTGGACTCTCTCACGGACGATTCCCGGACTGAATCTTCTGATCTACTTTAAGTAG
- a CDS encoding DUF2157 domain-containing protein, with protein sequence MHSEKFRRQLRQEAQHWRANGDISESQFQKLSDRYQFDQVDHASRFTLVLLGLGLSFIGIGVVTFIVANWNGISHLGRSVLLLGLFFGLNGGGLALWKRSKYQRFGEILLLFGAVALGANLAQYVTGFALFLGWGIGCLAIAYGLRLKGLGILAIALIGIGYWTSWSQIYFSPTGIEMIGLQMPIVSAILFLPLAYWCRSRAIFLLSEIAIHSALLSSLAAIVTKASVLPALLTILPAALLWSYDDSLWSSGKSFQPIARQLAVLFLGGLFFWFSFHWVWNGSLTWYTRIPEWRSLPSVVLFAGIAIGQWLYMLRKVRLINLNTIGIGLSLGLSTIVNFWHLRIQPLPIFAPILFNVLLIGLALGSVRTSLSNGKRRAFWFGILLLGLQIVSRLLEYDTTVLMKSFVCVVCGVSAIVAGLWFESRLRSKMNSMAIARSDYRSEKPPKSPTSGRI encoded by the coding sequence ATGCATTCTGAAAAATTTCGGCGACAGTTGCGGCAAGAGGCGCAGCACTGGAGAGCGAATGGTGACATCTCCGAGTCGCAATTTCAAAAACTCAGCGATCGCTATCAGTTCGATCAAGTCGATCACGCAAGTCGCTTCACTCTAGTCTTATTAGGATTAGGGTTGAGTTTTATTGGAATTGGTGTCGTCACGTTCATTGTTGCAAACTGGAACGGGATTTCGCACCTTGGCAGAAGCGTGCTGTTACTCGGACTCTTCTTTGGGCTGAATGGCGGTGGACTGGCACTCTGGAAACGCTCGAAGTATCAGCGATTTGGGGAAATATTGCTGCTCTTTGGCGCAGTTGCGTTGGGGGCAAATCTGGCGCAGTACGTGACTGGATTTGCTCTATTTTTGGGTTGGGGAATTGGATGTTTAGCGATCGCTTACGGTTTAAGACTCAAGGGATTAGGAATTTTGGCGATCGCTTTAATCGGAATTGGCTACTGGACAAGTTGGAGTCAAATCTATTTCAGTCCTACGGGCATCGAAATGATCGGATTGCAAATGCCGATCGTGTCTGCAATTCTGTTTTTGCCGTTGGCGTATTGGTGTCGATCCAGGGCGATTTTTTTACTCAGTGAGATCGCGATTCATTCTGCATTGTTGAGCAGCTTAGCGGCAATTGTTACAAAAGCAAGTGTTTTACCGGCTCTGCTGACTATTCTTCCAGCGGCATTGCTATGGTCGTATGACGATTCGCTTTGGAGTTCTGGCAAATCATTTCAACCGATCGCGCGTCAACTTGCCGTGTTATTCCTCGGCGGATTGTTCTTCTGGTTTTCGTTTCATTGGGTCTGGAATGGCAGTCTGACGTGGTACACCAGAATTCCAGAATGGCGATCGCTGCCGAGTGTTGTCTTGTTTGCAGGAATTGCGATCGGACAGTGGCTCTATATGCTGAGAAAAGTTAGACTGATAAATCTCAATACAATCGGAATCGGGTTAAGCCTTGGATTGAGTACGATCGTCAATTTTTGGCATTTGCGCATTCAGCCCTTGCCGATTTTTGCGCCCATTCTCTTCAATGTGCTGCTGATTGGACTTGCACTTGGATCTGTGCGAACCAGTTTAAGCAATGGAAAACGTCGCGCGTTTTGGTTTGGAATTCTCTTATTGGGTTTGCAGATTGTGAGTCGATTGCTGGAGTATGACACGACAGTTTTGATGAAATCTTTCGTCTGCGTTGTCTGTGGGGTGAGTGCGATCGTAGCTGGACTCTGGTTTGAATCTCGATTGAGATCGAAGATGAATTCGATGGCGATCGCGCGCTCCGATTACAGATCTGAAAAGCCGCCCAAATCTCCTACAAGCGGGAGAATTTGA